From Rhipicephalus microplus isolate Deutch F79 unplaced genomic scaffold, USDA_Rmic scaffold_1039, whole genome shotgun sequence, one genomic window encodes:
- the acj6 gene encoding abnormal chemosensory protein 6 has protein sequence MDLLDPLCPSSLPGPLGAMQGPPSADAVGHQLPPLYGMHAGGFPGSAVHDADSDPRELEAFAERFKQRRIKLGVTQADVGRALANLKLPGVGSLSQSTICRFESLTLSHNNMVALKPILGAWLEAAEAQAKNKRTDPDLPGVLPAGEKKRKRTSIAAPEKRSLEAYFAVQPRPSGEKIAAIAEKLDLKKNVVRVWFCNQRQKQKRMKYSAVQH, from the coding sequence ATGGATCTTCTCGACCCGCTGTGCCCGTCGTCGCTGCCTGGCCCGCTGGGCGCCATGCAGGGCCCTCCGTCCGCGGACGCCGTGGGCCACCAGCTGCCGCCCCTGTACGGCATGCACGCTGGCGGGTTCCCCGGCTCGGCCGTGCACGACGCCGACTCGGACCCGCGCGAGCTGGAGGCGTTCGCCGAGCGCTTCAAGCAGCGGCGCATCAAGCTGGGCGTCACGCAGGCCGACGTGGGCCGCGCCCTCGCAAACCTCAAGCTGCCCGGCGTGGGCTCGCTCTCGCAGAGCACCATCTGCCGATTCGAGTCGCTCACGCTGTCCCACAACAACATGGTGGCGCTCAAGCCCATCCTGGGCGCCTGGCTCGAGGCGGCCGAGGCGCAGGCCAAGAACAAGCGCACCGACCCGGACCTGCCGGGCGTGCTGCCGGCGGGCGAAAAGAAGCGCAAGCGCACCTCGATCGCGGCGCCCGAGAAGCGCTCGCTCGAGGCCTACTTCGCCGTGCAACCGCGGCCGTCGGGAGAGAAGATCGCCGCCATCGCTGAGAAGCTGGACCTGAAGAAGAACGTGGTGCGCGTCTGGTTCTGCAACCAGCGCCAGAAGCAGAAGCGGATGAAGTACTCGGCGGTGCAGCACTAG